A DNA window from Choristoneura fumiferana chromosome 2, NRCan_CFum_1, whole genome shotgun sequence contains the following coding sequences:
- the LOC141445561 gene encoding uncharacterized protein, producing MNKVSKAPRYASNPQTIKDLKGKCYRCGKNDHKANECGAIKSTCRKCQKEGHLARVCLQGRRSNNTNLLDYSTSSLSANSTAEINLVKSEISDKYIIPIEIEGTRVNMEFDTGATLSTISLKEYKKLNIKKKVFTTNMKLRTYTGEVFKPTGVVYVKCTYGNQTFYGKLYIIDKNVDPILGRSWMKEFNITLADMRTVQECENIPKLEKLLEEYDSTVFNSN from the coding sequence ATGAATAAAGTATCGAAAGCACCAAGATACGCTTCAAATCCACAAACCATCAAAGACCTGAAGGGCAAATGTTATCGATGTGGTAAAAACGATCACAAAGCGAATGAATGTGGCGCCATAAAAAGCACGTGTCGCAAGTGCCAAAAAGAAGGCCACTTAGCTCGAGTCTGCTTACAAGGACGTAGAAGTAATAACACAAACTTACTGGATTACTCTACAAGCAGCCTCAGCGCCAACAGCACAGCGGAGATCAACTTAGTAAAAAGTGAAATCTCTGACAAATACATTATACCAATTGAAATTGAAGGTACAAGAGTCAATATGGAATTTGATACTGGTGCTACACTTTCTACTATATcattaaaagaatataaaaaactCAACATTAAAAAGAAAGTTTTCACGACTAACATGAAGCTAAGAACTTATACAGGTGAAGTATTTAAACCCACTGGTGTGGTATATGTCAAATGCACCTATGGAAATCAGACTTTTTACggaaaattatacataatagaCAAGAATGTTGACCCTATCCTCGGCCGAAGCTGGATGAAAGAGTTCAACATCACGCTTGCCGATATGAGAACCGTTCAAGAATGTGAAAACATACCGAAACTAGAAAAATTACTAGAAGAGTACGATTCCActgtatttaattcaaattag